From one Pagrus major chromosome 21, Pma_NU_1.0 genomic stretch:
- the LOC141016243 gene encoding macrophage mannose receptor 1-like: protein MSGAQIHIGNSRENNGTNNPICTNMTNFKKGQWNDYTCTKQVSGRYVTVVFPEERPLILCEVEIYGKKIDSPFQLIKQKKMWEHALEYCRERDMDLATILDEDDQTLAELEARRAGTPYVWLGLHYTCILEVWFWVADYCLEFNRWAPGEKTGDCDRSAVMSRAEGHQWFSKSDYDEFHFICQKF from the exons ATGAGCGGTGCTCAGATCCACATCGGGAACTCTCGTGAGAACAACGGCACCAACAACCCAAT ctGTACAAATATGACAAACTTCAAAAAAGGGCAGTGGAATGACTATACTTGTACTAAACAAGTGTCAGGGCGCTACGTCACCGTGGTCTTTCCAGAAGAAAGGCCTTTGATTCTGTGTGAAGTTGAGATCTACGGCAAGAAAATAG aTTCACCCTTTCAGCTGATCAAGCAGAAGAAGATGTGGGAACATGCCCTGGAGTactgcagggagagagacatggaCCTGGCTACCATCCTTGATGAAGATGACCAGACCCTGGCTGAGCTGGAGGCCAGGAGAGCCGGGACTCCCTACGTGTGGCTGGGCCTTCACTACACCTGCATCCTGGAGGTGTGGTTCTGGGTCGCTGATTATTGCTTAGAGTTCAACCGCTGGGCTCCAGGGGAAAAAACAGGGGATTGTGACAGGAGTGCTGTCATGAGCAGAGCTGAGGGCCATCAGTGGTTCAGCAAGTCTGACTACGATGAGTTTCATTTCATCTGTCAGAAGTTTTAG